Proteins co-encoded in one Polyangiaceae bacterium genomic window:
- a CDS encoding TerB family tellurite resistance protein: protein MTQPDMSAARGLTDDKLDALVEMMYLAAYADEEFSDDERAHFKQSIQSLTDNRVSGERLERLIADCEKNLAASDRATRLAAVKTRLPEPGARKVALELAIQVMAADGIIRTSERELIMETADALDIDRDVAADLVNALEPGR from the coding sequence ATGACCCAGCCTGACATGTCCGCTGCGCGAGGACTCACCGACGACAAGTTGGATGCACTCGTGGAGATGATGTACCTCGCCGCCTACGCGGACGAAGAGTTCTCCGACGACGAGCGCGCGCATTTCAAGCAGAGCATTCAGTCGCTGACGGACAATCGAGTCAGCGGCGAGCGCCTCGAGCGACTGATCGCCGACTGCGAGAAGAACCTGGCTGCGTCGGACCGAGCCACCCGACTGGCGGCGGTCAAGACGCGCCTGCCAGAACCGGGCGCGCGGAAGGTCGCACTCGAGTTGGCGATCCAGGTCATGGCTGCCGACGGCATCATCCGCACGAGCGAGCGTGAGCTGATCATGGAGACCGCCGACGCCCTGGACATCGATCGCGACGTGGCCGCCGACTTGGTGAACGCCCTCGAGCCCGGCCGCTGA
- a CDS encoding patatin-like phospholipase family protein produces the protein MTRVGTTGLVLSGGGMRGAYEVGVVQGMAEVLGKRAGDPPLFQVFSGTSVGAINCTFFASRAHEGDHGVGHLVNMWQGIRLRDHLALRPLGLLGTPKSALELMRPLRPGRSLLDARRIELTVRGAIDFEQLHRNISQGTVRALLIAALHVVSGKTTVFAEVAPGHGFAPSTGSGRIAHQGPITIDHVLASAAIPLLFPTRRVEGRFYCDGGLRFNTPIAPALRAGADKLVVVAVGHRASPEEQLQRELDVDETEAVDLSGLFLVGKLLNALLLDPVRYDLQVLERLNQIVQVLEEALNPEELARFQEVLVRTRGTGYRKVDTLVFRPSLDLGELAGSFLRTSLDEVDVGRLPKELLKRAAADGLGQEADWASYLLFDGSFATELIELGRRDALDKAAEIKALFGAA, from the coding sequence GTGACGCGCGTGGGCACAACGGGATTGGTCTTGTCCGGGGGCGGCATGCGCGGCGCCTACGAGGTCGGCGTCGTGCAGGGTATGGCCGAGGTGTTGGGCAAGCGGGCCGGCGATCCACCACTGTTCCAGGTGTTTTCGGGGACCAGCGTGGGCGCCATCAACTGCACCTTCTTCGCCTCGCGCGCGCACGAAGGCGACCATGGCGTAGGACACCTGGTGAACATGTGGCAGGGCATCCGCCTGCGCGATCACTTGGCTCTGCGCCCCTTGGGGTTGCTGGGCACACCCAAAAGCGCCCTGGAGTTGATGCGACCACTTCGACCTGGTCGCTCCTTGCTGGACGCGCGGCGCATCGAGCTCACGGTTCGCGGGGCCATCGACTTCGAACAGCTCCACCGCAACATCAGCCAAGGGACGGTGCGCGCGCTGCTGATCGCAGCGCTGCACGTGGTGTCCGGGAAGACCACGGTTTTCGCCGAGGTGGCTCCGGGACACGGCTTCGCGCCTTCGACTGGATCCGGCCGCATTGCCCACCAAGGTCCCATCACCATCGACCACGTGCTCGCCTCCGCAGCGATCCCCCTGCTCTTTCCCACGCGCCGCGTGGAGGGACGCTTCTATTGCGATGGTGGACTGCGCTTCAACACGCCGATCGCGCCCGCCCTCAGAGCAGGAGCCGACAAGTTGGTCGTGGTCGCCGTCGGTCACCGTGCCTCCCCCGAAGAACAGCTGCAGCGCGAACTCGACGTGGACGAGACCGAGGCCGTCGACCTGTCCGGTCTCTTCCTCGTGGGTAAGTTGCTCAACGCGCTTCTGCTCGATCCCGTGCGCTACGACTTGCAGGTGTTGGAGCGCCTGAATCAAATCGTGCAGGTGTTGGAAGAAGCGCTGAATCCCGAAGAACTGGCGCGCTTTCAGGAGGTTCTGGTGCGAACCCGCGGCACGGGCTACCGCAAGGTGGACACCCTGGTGTTCCGCCCCAGCTTGGATCTGGGCGAGCTCGCGGGGTCGTTTTTGCGCACGTCCCTCGACGAGGTCGACGTGGGGCGACTGCCCAAGGAACTGCTCAAGCGCGCCGCGGCCGACGGCCTCGGACAAGAGGCGGACTGGGCCTCGTACCTGCTGTTCGACGGTAGCTTCGCCACCGAGTTGATCGAGCTAGGGCGCCGCGACGCTCTCGACAAAGCAGCAGAGATCAAAGCGCTCTTCGGCGCAGCCTAG
- a CDS encoding TIGR00366 family protein, whose translation MLERLGGVLSRASQRLVPDPFVLALLLTLVSMGAAFHYTGFDAQRTLDAWMNGSGGGKGFWNLLAFGMQMCLILVTGHALAASPPLRRLLDALASRAKSPASAIVIVSVAAMALALVNWGLGLIAGALLARAVGQRAKARGIVVHYPLLAAAGYSGLLVWHGGLSGSAPLKVTLATDLTEILGADLAARVGTLPLSETILAWPNLAANGVLLVVIPWILVRMLPRNEAERAACPVDAEAQAEQAEQTDGGLAARLDGSRALALGAAGLGAVAFWLAVKRQGIASLDPNLINFAFLFLGLALHGSPRAYAEAIGEAAKGCAGILLQFPFYAGIMGLLTGTGLLKAIAAALAGVGATALPAVSFYAAGLVNLFVPSGGGQWAVQGPVLMQAAVDTGIEPSRLLMALAYGDQWTNMLQPFWALPLLGITGVKARDIIGYTTVLLLVSQVAFVTALYL comes from the coding sequence ATGTTGGAGCGACTGGGAGGCGTTCTTTCTCGTGCATCGCAGCGCCTGGTACCCGACCCTTTCGTGCTCGCACTGCTCCTCACGCTAGTGAGCATGGGTGCGGCATTTCACTACACCGGGTTCGATGCGCAACGCACCCTCGACGCGTGGATGAACGGAAGCGGCGGGGGCAAGGGGTTCTGGAACCTGCTCGCCTTCGGCATGCAGATGTGCCTGATCCTCGTCACGGGCCACGCGCTTGCAGCCAGCCCGCCCTTGCGACGACTGCTCGACGCCCTCGCCTCGCGTGCCAAGAGCCCAGCCAGCGCGATTGTGATCGTCAGCGTGGCGGCGATGGCCCTTGCCCTCGTCAACTGGGGGCTGGGGCTCATCGCCGGGGCACTGCTCGCTCGTGCCGTCGGCCAGCGCGCGAAGGCCAGAGGCATCGTCGTGCACTATCCGCTACTCGCAGCTGCGGGCTACAGCGGCCTGTTGGTCTGGCACGGAGGCCTGAGCGGCTCGGCGCCCTTGAAGGTGACCCTGGCCACGGACCTCACGGAGATCCTCGGCGCCGATCTGGCCGCACGCGTCGGTACGTTGCCCTTGTCCGAGACGATCTTGGCGTGGCCCAACCTGGCGGCCAACGGCGTGCTGCTGGTCGTGATTCCGTGGATCCTCGTGCGCATGTTGCCGCGCAATGAAGCCGAGCGCGCGGCGTGCCCGGTCGACGCCGAAGCGCAGGCAGAGCAGGCCGAACAGACCGACGGAGGACTTGCCGCGCGCCTCGACGGCTCACGCGCACTGGCCCTGGGCGCCGCCGGGCTCGGCGCCGTCGCGTTCTGGCTCGCGGTGAAGCGTCAGGGGATCGCCAGCCTCGACCCAAACCTGATCAACTTCGCGTTCCTGTTCCTGGGCCTCGCGTTGCATGGCTCTCCACGCGCCTATGCCGAAGCCATTGGCGAGGCCGCCAAGGGCTGCGCCGGCATCCTGCTTCAGTTCCCGTTCTACGCCGGGATCATGGGACTGCTCACCGGCACGGGGTTGCTCAAGGCCATCGCTGCAGCACTTGCGGGCGTAGGAGCGACAGCGCTGCCGGCCGTCAGCTTCTATGCAGCAGGCCTCGTCAACCTCTTCGTTCCCAGTGGTGGTGGGCAATGGGCCGTCCAAGGGCCGGTGCTGATGCAGGCAGCGGTAGACACGGGAATCGAGCCGTCGCGCTTGCTGATGGCGCTGGCCTATGGGGACCAGTGGACCAACATGCTGCAGCCGTTTTGGGCGCTGCCGCTATTGGGCATCACGGGCGTCAAAGCACGCGACATCATCGGCTACACCACGGTGCTGCTGCTGGTCAGCCAAGTCGCGTTCGTCACGGCGCTCTACCTTTGA
- a CDS encoding protein phosphatase 2C domain-containing protein: MAAEHGVFLKAYGATDRGRIREYNEDVVLVVRGLGLFAVADGAGGHEAGDVAADAAARALTKHIETHAASAPASAGALAHLSIDPEARLLSAAFHRAHRDVVAVARAARTTKGMGTTLVATYFSEDGSRVHIAHVGDSRCYRLRGEHLEAMTVDHSIGMDLLEKRPDLDDKVLGSLPRHVVTRAIGMGDDFRVSVQTRAVVLGDRYLLCSDGISSFLPAWELAEVMRTEKTPDAAVSSLIARANAAGGQDNMAAVVIDCTQGAAQAIPIEPPAVRVGKTPIRSSDPELLILGIEDLDLSGPTDAATDDLIRALGLAVKKHRK, encoded by the coding sequence GTGGCGGCGGAACACGGCGTCTTCCTCAAGGCCTATGGTGCGACGGATCGGGGACGCATCCGCGAATACAACGAAGACGTCGTCTTGGTCGTTCGTGGCCTCGGCCTCTTCGCCGTGGCCGACGGGGCGGGCGGCCACGAGGCCGGAGACGTCGCGGCGGACGCTGCGGCCCGGGCGCTGACCAAGCACATCGAAACCCACGCGGCCAGCGCACCTGCCAGCGCCGGAGCGCTGGCCCACTTGTCCATCGACCCTGAAGCGCGCCTGCTTTCCGCGGCATTTCACCGCGCCCATCGCGACGTGGTGGCGGTAGCGCGGGCCGCGCGAACCACGAAAGGCATGGGCACGACTCTGGTCGCGACCTACTTCTCGGAGGACGGCAGCCGCGTCCACATCGCCCACGTGGGGGACAGCCGCTGCTATCGCCTGCGCGGCGAACACCTCGAGGCGATGACCGTGGATCACTCCATTGGCATGGATCTCCTCGAGAAGCGCCCGGACCTCGACGACAAGGTGCTCGGCTCGCTGCCGCGCCACGTCGTGACCCGCGCCATCGGCATGGGAGACGACTTCCGCGTTTCCGTACAGACTCGCGCTGTCGTGCTCGGCGACCGCTACCTCTTGTGCAGCGATGGCATCAGTTCGTTCCTGCCTGCATGGGAGCTGGCTGAGGTCATGCGCACGGAGAAGACTCCTGACGCCGCGGTTAGCTCCCTCATCGCCCGGGCCAACGCGGCGGGTGGCCAGGACAACATGGCCGCGGTGGTGATCGACTGCACTCAAGGCGCGGCCCAGGCGATCCCCATCGAGCCGCCTGCGGTGCGAGTCGGCAAGACGCCGATCCGCTCCTCGGACCCAGAGCTACTCATCCTGGGCATCGAGGATTTGGACCTTTCGGGGCCCACCGACGCCGCGACGGACGACCTGATTCGGGCCCTCGGGCTGGCCGTGAAGAAGCACCGAAAATGA
- a CDS encoding crotonase/enoyl-CoA hydratase family protein — protein MEGQVLSHQRDGDVLVVRMDDGKANALSPAMLEALDGAMAEAEANAKALVLTGRPGRFCAGFDLKIMMSGFEHATALVRQGAKVLMRLYMHPQPVVIACSGHALAGGALVVLCGDHRVGTQGDFRIGLNEVAIGMPLPILAHELARDRLDPRHFTSATLMAEQMSPELAVAAGYLDETAAADAVMDTALAKARQLAELPAQPYKLTKRSIRRRTVDHILATVEDNIREFTIG, from the coding sequence ATGGAAGGACAAGTGCTATCTCATCAGCGCGATGGCGACGTGCTCGTGGTTCGCATGGACGACGGCAAGGCCAACGCGCTCAGTCCCGCGATGCTGGAGGCGCTCGACGGTGCCATGGCGGAAGCGGAAGCGAATGCCAAGGCCCTGGTGCTCACCGGACGGCCGGGGCGCTTCTGCGCCGGCTTCGACTTGAAGATCATGATGTCCGGCTTCGAGCACGCGACGGCATTGGTGCGGCAGGGGGCCAAGGTCTTGATGCGGCTCTACATGCACCCGCAGCCGGTGGTCATCGCCTGCAGTGGTCACGCCCTGGCGGGCGGCGCGCTGGTCGTGTTGTGCGGCGATCATCGCGTCGGCACGCAGGGGGACTTCCGCATTGGGCTCAACGAAGTGGCCATTGGCATGCCCTTGCCCATCTTGGCTCACGAACTCGCGCGCGATCGCCTCGACCCGCGGCACTTCACCAGTGCCACGTTGATGGCGGAGCAGATGTCGCCCGAACTCGCAGTGGCGGCGGGCTACCTCGACGAGACGGCGGCCGCGGACGCTGTGATGGACACCGCCTTGGCGAAAGCTCGCCAATTGGCCGAACTTCCCGCCCAGCCCTACAAGCTCACCAAGCGCTCGATACGCCGCCGCACCGTGGATCACATCCTCGCCACGGTCGAAGACAACATCCGCGAGTTCACCATCGGTTGA
- a CDS encoding TlpA disulfide reductase family protein yields the protein MDVILRRGWCGALALVLALGAIACAPQASSPAAEPASTQEEDTGEPFRVLSPTEKVPAFRVRTTKGVPVDSQDLVGKRAFVVVFFATWCDVCEMKLPVLSRALDVVGGHIPVIGVSVDEPDTWHAVGDYVERVGFRHPTVRGSDFPRFSTAYDPLSTVPAVAIVGRNGYLVDYQLGYGPSHPRRLLLALKVARDMPADAPPLLARPPRHAPDREPEPALDPPQSDAPPEEAE from the coding sequence GTGGATGTGATCTTGCGGCGCGGCTGGTGTGGTGCGCTGGCGCTGGTGCTGGCGCTTGGCGCGATTGCCTGCGCTCCCCAGGCCAGCTCGCCGGCCGCCGAGCCCGCCTCGACACAAGAAGAAGATACGGGGGAGCCCTTTCGCGTGCTCTCGCCCACGGAGAAGGTGCCGGCCTTCCGCGTGCGCACTACCAAAGGGGTGCCCGTCGATTCCCAAGACTTGGTCGGCAAGCGAGCGTTCGTCGTCGTGTTCTTCGCGACGTGGTGCGACGTCTGCGAGATGAAGCTGCCCGTGCTGTCCCGCGCCCTGGATGTCGTGGGCGGGCACATTCCCGTGATCGGCGTGTCCGTGGACGAGCCTGACACCTGGCACGCCGTCGGGGACTACGTGGAGCGAGTTGGCTTTCGTCATCCCACGGTGCGCGGTAGCGATTTTCCTCGCTTCTCCACAGCCTACGATCCGCTCTCGACGGTGCCCGCGGTCGCCATCGTGGGTCGGAACGGCTACCTCGTGGACTACCAGCTCGGCTACGGTCCGTCCCACCCGAGGCGGCTGCTGCTGGCATTGAAGGTCGCCCGTGACATGCCTGCAGACGCGCCGCCCTTGCTCGCTCGGCCGCCGCGGCACGCGCCTGACCGCGAGCCCGAGCCCGCGCTCGACCCACCGCAATCCGACGCGCCGCCCGAGGAAGCCGAGTAA
- a CDS encoding tRNA pseudouridine(13) synthase TruD, translated as MTPEIAPLEPAVPFSHLEPTGGRLGAKAEDFVVDEVLDRQLEGSGEHRLVRIEKIECTTRDAILQIAKAAGIRDRDIGSAGLKDKHAVCTQWLSLPARSAPPAEWPTLRGIRVLEHDLDRTKLRTGQLRGNRFRLRLVEVGPDALSRAQAVADALQTEGLLNLFGVQRFGAGGANLGRALEWVKNGAKRRVSRFEAKFFPSVVQAEVFNRYALARQARGLDRLMPGEVVRLAGVRSMFVVEDPDRELGRLKERDIFLTGPILGPKTRQAEAEAQTLEQEICAQLDLDADARATLARLAPGTRRDLIVFPESLRVEAPLAGELILDFFLPAGSYATEVLRAFTHQPFFANRGHERDDASAADP; from the coding sequence ATGACTCCCGAGATCGCGCCGCTCGAGCCGGCCGTTCCATTCTCTCACCTCGAGCCCACCGGCGGGCGGCTGGGGGCAAAGGCAGAGGACTTCGTGGTGGACGAGGTGCTCGACCGCCAACTCGAGGGCAGCGGCGAGCATCGGCTGGTTCGCATCGAGAAGATCGAGTGCACGACGCGGGATGCAATCCTCCAAATCGCGAAGGCGGCGGGTATTCGCGATCGGGACATCGGTAGCGCAGGGCTGAAGGACAAGCACGCGGTGTGCACCCAGTGGCTGTCATTGCCAGCCCGCTCCGCGCCGCCGGCCGAATGGCCGACCCTGCGGGGCATCCGCGTCCTCGAGCACGACCTCGACCGGACGAAGCTCAGAACGGGACAGCTTCGGGGCAATCGCTTCCGGCTTCGCCTGGTGGAGGTGGGGCCCGACGCACTGTCGCGAGCTCAGGCGGTCGCGGACGCACTGCAGACCGAAGGGCTGCTGAACTTGTTCGGGGTACAGCGCTTCGGTGCGGGCGGCGCAAACCTGGGTCGCGCCCTGGAATGGGTGAAGAATGGCGCAAAACGCCGGGTTTCGCGCTTCGAAGCGAAGTTTTTCCCCAGCGTCGTTCAAGCGGAGGTGTTCAACCGCTACGCGCTCGCACGTCAGGCGCGGGGCCTGGACCGACTGATGCCGGGCGAGGTCGTGCGGCTGGCGGGAGTGCGTTCGATGTTCGTAGTGGAGGATCCCGACCGCGAGCTCGGGCGCCTGAAGGAGCGGGACATCTTTCTCACGGGGCCGATCCTAGGTCCGAAGACGCGTCAGGCGGAGGCAGAGGCCCAGACGCTGGAGCAGGAGATCTGCGCTCAGCTCGACCTCGACGCCGACGCCCGCGCGACGCTCGCGCGCCTGGCCCCTGGCACGCGGCGGGATCTGATCGTCTTCCCTGAGTCCCTGCGTGTGGAGGCTCCCTTGGCGGGCGAGCTGATCTTGGACTTCTTCCTTCCAGCGGGAAGCTACGCCACCGAAGTGCTTCGAGCGTTCACGCACCAACCCTTCTTTGCCAATCGGGGTCACGAGCGCGACGACGCTAGCGCAGCAGATCCTTGA
- a CDS encoding ABC-F family ATP-binding cassette domain-containing protein, whose protein sequence is MIGISQLSKAFGPQTLFESVTLQLTAGNRYGLVGANGSGKSTFLKILTGDEPASGGELTFPKNARIGVLRQDRFDSDDQIILDVAMMGDELVHRALREQDQLAETDHPDPVRIGEIDEILRTHDGYTLEARAAQVLVGLGLEEGTLRQPLRTLSGGYKLRVLLAQTLVGRPDALFLDEPTNHLDILSIRWLEKFLCAFKGCAVVISHDQRFLDNVATHVLDVDYGTIQQYVGNYSAFLEQKVLTRERKETEIARVEKTIAEKKAFVERFRAKATKARQAQSRVKQIEKIEVETLAPTSRRYPKFRFQIARPSGKDVLAVEGLSKSYGEKSVLRDVEFSVRRGERVAVIGANGLGKSTLLKLLTDHLQADGGKILWGHETHLGYFAQDHKDQLTNPTQTALDYLWDICPQEGTSFVRGVLGRLLFSGSEVEKKIAALSGGEATRLVMSRLMVQKPNVMLLDEPTNHLDLESIEALVEALQGYEGTLLFVSHDRWFVQQLATRIIEVKKDGLNDFMGNYDEYLERQGDDHLDADQVALRARSERARKSEAPKPDHHAEQKRRRALPKKRDAVLEQITETEARIAQIDERYSDPKFYVDTPNDEIASLEREKARLVRDQERMTREWEELEAEIESLGPE, encoded by the coding sequence GTGATTGGGATTTCCCAGCTGTCCAAGGCCTTCGGGCCCCAGACCCTGTTCGAGAGCGTCACCCTGCAGCTCACCGCGGGCAACCGCTACGGGCTCGTGGGCGCCAACGGCTCGGGGAAGAGCACGTTTCTCAAGATCCTCACCGGTGACGAACCGGCGAGTGGTGGTGAGCTCACCTTCCCCAAGAACGCCCGCATCGGCGTGTTGCGACAGGATCGCTTCGACAGCGACGACCAAATCATTTTGGACGTCGCCATGATGGGAGACGAGCTGGTGCATCGCGCGCTGCGCGAGCAGGACCAGCTGGCGGAGACGGATCACCCGGACCCGGTGCGGATCGGCGAAATCGACGAGATCTTGCGCACCCACGACGGCTACACCCTGGAGGCGCGTGCGGCTCAGGTGCTCGTGGGGCTCGGGCTGGAAGAAGGCACGCTGCGCCAGCCGCTCCGCACCCTGAGCGGAGGCTACAAGCTGCGAGTGCTACTGGCGCAAACCCTCGTCGGTCGTCCGGACGCGTTGTTCCTCGACGAGCCCACGAACCACTTGGACATCTTGAGCATTCGTTGGCTGGAGAAGTTCCTGTGTGCCTTCAAGGGTTGCGCCGTGGTGATCAGCCACGACCAGCGCTTCCTGGACAACGTGGCCACCCACGTGCTCGACGTCGACTACGGCACCATTCAGCAGTACGTCGGCAACTACAGCGCGTTCTTGGAACAAAAGGTACTGACGCGCGAGCGCAAGGAAACCGAGATCGCGCGCGTCGAGAAGACCATCGCCGAGAAGAAGGCCTTCGTGGAGCGATTCCGCGCCAAGGCCACCAAGGCCAGGCAGGCGCAAAGCAGGGTGAAGCAGATCGAGAAGATCGAAGTGGAAACCCTGGCCCCGACCTCTCGGCGTTACCCGAAGTTCCGCTTTCAGATCGCGCGTCCCAGCGGCAAGGACGTGCTTGCCGTCGAAGGCCTGAGCAAGTCCTACGGCGAGAAATCCGTCCTGCGCGACGTCGAGTTCAGCGTTCGGCGCGGGGAGCGCGTGGCGGTCATCGGCGCCAACGGCCTGGGGAAATCCACGCTGCTGAAGCTGCTGACGGACCACTTGCAGGCCGACGGCGGCAAGATCCTGTGGGGGCACGAGACCCACCTGGGCTACTTCGCCCAGGACCACAAAGACCAGCTGACGAACCCGACGCAGACTGCGCTGGACTACTTGTGGGACATCTGCCCGCAGGAAGGCACCAGCTTCGTGCGAGGTGTACTCGGGCGCTTGTTGTTCAGCGGTAGCGAGGTCGAAAAGAAGATCGCGGCCTTGAGCGGCGGCGAGGCCACGCGCTTGGTGATGAGCCGGCTGATGGTTCAGAAGCCCAACGTGATGTTGTTGGACGAGCCGACCAACCACCTGGATCTGGAGTCGATCGAAGCGTTGGTGGAGGCGCTGCAAGGCTACGAGGGCACGTTGCTCTTCGTCTCCCACGATCGCTGGTTCGTGCAGCAACTGGCGACCCGCATCATCGAAGTGAAGAAGGACGGCCTCAACGACTTCATGGGAAACTACGACGAGTACCTGGAGCGCCAAGGCGACGACCACCTGGACGCAGACCAGGTCGCACTTCGCGCGCGCAGCGAGCGAGCGCGCAAGAGCGAAGCGCCCAAACCCGACCACCACGCGGAGCAGAAACGGCGCCGCGCGTTGCCGAAGAAGCGCGACGCGGTCTTGGAGCAGATCACCGAGACGGAGGCGCGGATCGCGCAGATCGACGAGCGCTACTCGGATCCGAAGTTCTACGTCGACACCCCCAACGACGAGATCGCCTCCCTGGAGCGGGAAAAGGCTCGATTGGTGCGGGACCAAGAACGGATGACCCGCGAGTGGGAAGAGCTCGAAGCGGAGATCGAGAGCCTGGGCCCCGAGTGA
- a CDS encoding 2-oxo acid dehydrogenase subunit E2, whose product MRGERSPATKEPIMVTRSFRSLPTWRRVALASWQAADDPTIYGWLDIDATKLLAYVQAQRERGHAGVTLTHVVGKAAALALSEVPECNVVVGRRGLWQRGSVDVFFSVALDGGKNLAGTKLSAVDGMSVPEIAAALAKRVEEIRVAKSSPIQRSQSVLAKLPQRLLRGVMHASTSLYFDYGLDLSALGIVKDPFGSIVVTNVGVLGVEQGFAPLIPAGRTAALLTVGKVRDKVIAVGGTPQVRPVVTLGGTFDHRVVDGAHLGKIASRLREILEAPAAELADLGAATAPAAGVTAEKYN is encoded by the coding sequence GTGCGTGGCGAGCGGTCGCCCGCGACCAAGGAGCCCATCATGGTGACCCGCAGCTTCCGTTCTCTCCCCACTTGGCGCCGGGTGGCGCTGGCCAGCTGGCAGGCCGCCGACGACCCCACCATCTACGGTTGGCTCGACATCGATGCGACCAAGCTCCTGGCCTACGTGCAAGCGCAGCGGGAACGCGGCCACGCCGGTGTGACCTTGACCCACGTGGTGGGAAAAGCTGCGGCCCTGGCGCTGTCCGAGGTCCCCGAGTGCAACGTCGTCGTCGGTCGGCGAGGCCTGTGGCAGCGGGGGAGTGTGGATGTGTTCTTCTCCGTCGCGTTGGACGGCGGCAAGAACTTGGCGGGCACCAAACTCAGCGCCGTGGATGGCATGAGCGTCCCGGAGATCGCCGCAGCGTTGGCGAAGCGCGTCGAGGAGATCCGCGTCGCCAAGAGTAGCCCCATCCAGCGGTCGCAATCCGTCCTCGCCAAGTTGCCTCAACGACTGCTGCGCGGAGTGATGCACGCTTCCACGAGTTTGTACTTCGACTATGGCTTGGATCTGTCCGCGCTTGGTATCGTCAAGGATCCCTTTGGCTCCATCGTGGTGACCAACGTTGGCGTGCTCGGCGTGGAGCAAGGCTTCGCTCCGCTCATTCCAGCGGGACGCACCGCCGCGCTGCTGACCGTTGGGAAGGTGCGAGACAAGGTGATCGCCGTCGGTGGAACACCGCAGGTTCGTCCAGTCGTGACGCTCGGTGGCACTTTCGATCATCGCGTGGTGGACGGAGCTCACCTTGGAAAGATCGCCTCACGCCTGCGCGAGATCCTCGAAGCGCCCGCAGCAGAGCTCGCGGACCTAGGCGCCGCGACCGCCCCAGCGGCTGGCGTAACCGCCGAGAAGTACAACTAA
- a CDS encoding DUF4846 domain-containing protein has product MLRHSLPTAGLVLVCIGACGKKTDPPEPTASAEPSAREVSGAIASVSASAARAPQPPPPRTPDPKLYQWLSDKGAPKATETLLARFDTPPGYQRVEAETGSFARYLRTLPLAAPGTPVVSYKGEELRKGDDEYLAAVVAIDVGKIDLQQSPDVVIRLHAEWQWSKGARDMTYRGATGLDMPLFRWARGERVVAVGSGVFWLKKANPAELDHAEFRRFLDAVFTWANSTALSQQATPVEAKDVAPGDFFIHLGSPGHTLVVLDIAQKPDGSRVALFGQALNPAQNVFVLRLAGATPWFSLRPGEDVITPYTEAFTWQGLRRLSAGAPQESAP; this is encoded by the coding sequence ATGCTTCGTCACTCCCTTCCCACGGCAGGGCTGGTCTTGGTCTGCATCGGGGCCTGCGGCAAGAAGACCGATCCGCCCGAGCCCACGGCCAGCGCCGAGCCCTCCGCGCGCGAGGTCTCGGGCGCCATCGCGAGCGTCTCCGCCAGCGCCGCGCGTGCTCCCCAGCCGCCTCCCCCGCGCACGCCCGACCCCAAGCTCTATCAGTGGCTCTCGGACAAGGGCGCACCGAAGGCGACAGAAACTCTACTGGCGCGCTTCGACACACCGCCAGGTTATCAGCGCGTCGAAGCAGAGACCGGGTCCTTCGCTCGCTACTTGCGCACCCTGCCCTTGGCCGCGCCAGGCACGCCCGTCGTCTCTTACAAAGGCGAAGAGCTACGCAAAGGTGACGACGAGTACCTGGCCGCGGTGGTCGCCATCGACGTGGGCAAGATCGACTTGCAGCAGAGTCCGGACGTCGTGATCCGACTGCACGCGGAATGGCAGTGGTCCAAGGGTGCTCGAGACATGACCTACCGTGGCGCGACCGGGCTCGACATGCCGCTCTTCCGCTGGGCGCGGGGCGAACGCGTCGTCGCGGTCGGCAGCGGCGTCTTTTGGCTGAAGAAGGCGAACCCCGCGGAACTCGACCACGCGGAGTTCCGGCGCTTCTTGGACGCAGTGTTCACTTGGGCCAACAGCACGGCCCTGTCGCAACAAGCCACGCCCGTCGAGGCGAAGGACGTCGCGCCCGGCGACTTCTTCATCCATCTGGGCTCGCCTGGCCACACGCTCGTCGTGTTGGACATCGCGCAGAAGCCCGATGGCTCACGCGTCGCACTCTTCGGTCAGGCGCTCAATCCAGCGCAGAACGTCTTCGTATTGCGCTTGGCCGGCGCCACGCCCTGGTTTTCCCTGCGCCCGGGCGAAGACGTGATCACGCCTTACACCGAAGCCTTCACGTGGCAGGGCTTGCGGCGCTTGAGTGCCGGCGCGCCGCAAGAGTCCGCGCCCTGA